Genomic DNA from Streptomyces sp. NBC_01571:
CGTAAAGGTCCTTGAGCAAAAGGCTGTTGTCGTCACCGGCCGTTGTGATGCCGAGGACCAGGCCGTTGGGACGCTCCTTGGCACCTGAGAGCATGGCTGACCACATCTCAGGCTTGGTGATGTGTACCTCGTCGTAGAGGCAGAGAGAGACAGGTACACCCTGGAGGGCAGAAGCCTTTGAGGCATAGACCTTGTAGACCCCGCCCTTAGCTGTCTTGATACCTCGGGTGTCGGTTGCCTTGGTGAACCGCTTACGCAGAGACGCGTTGTTCTCGATGACGTGCTTTACGCGGTCATAGATGATGTTCGCCTGAACCATGTTGCTCGCTACCGAGACAACCACCGGACCAGGGTCATGCATCAGTAGGCCGTACATACCGAAGATGGCACCGAGGACGCTCTTACCGTTCTGGCGTCCCATAGAGATGACCACTTGGCGGTATCTAAGCTTGCCTGCCTTTGGGTGCCCTTCTGGGTAGACCTCAAGAGCCGCCCGGATAACCCAACGCTGCCACGGGAGAAGCTGAAACTTCTTGTCCTGGTCAGAAGCTACCCATGCCGCATCAACGAGCCTTAGCAACCTGTCACCGGCTGATGGGAAGTCTTCTGAGAGAGACTTTGTGAAGGTGCTAGGCAGCCATGATGGCTCTGTCATTCATCATCAAGGATGTCGTCAATGTCGTCACCCTGTTCCACATCCTCCGGCGCAAGGCTTCGCAAGTAGCGGTAAGTCTTGTTGTATTCAGTGACAAGAGAACCGGACATCTTCTCATCAAGGGCCTCTGCCAGATGCTCAAGAGATGCAATGGCAGGTGCGTGCTTATCCTCGCTCAGGTAGTCGGCATCTTCGAGGTATGCCTTTGTAGCTGTCTTAAAACTTTTCATCCATTTTCCTCCGTATTTTTATTTGCCTCCGTGCTTCTTGGTCGGTAGGGTCGAAATGTTTCAACCCTAGGCGTGCAAAAACGAGCTGGGGGCGGGGTCGGGAAGACCCTTCTCAAAAAAACTGGCGTCATCAGCCAGCCAGTCAGGCTCAAATTAGAGCCGGAACAGGGATGAATGGCCGGTTAAATTGACCATCCATCCCTTATTCATCAGAACCAACGAGGGTTAAGCCATGTAGTTCTAACCAACATCTTGTCTTGCTTCTTTGAATTGCATGGTCGGCAAGCTGCAACGAGGTTATCCAGTGTGTCAGTACCGCCATTAGCTTTGGCTAGTACGTGGTCTACTGTGTCAGCCTCACCAACACACCCGCCGAATTGAAGCTGACAGATATACCCATCACGCTTGAGAGCCTGTGCTCTCACCTTCTCCCAAGCAGTACCTTTACTGCTTAGGTTGCTCATGCCTCTGTCTTCTTTGCTGCTGTCTTGCGGGTACGTGTCGCCTTGACTGGTGCAGTCTCGGTAGTGGTAGCACGCATAAGCATTGCCTCTGGCTCTGCTGGTGCTGTCTCTCGCTTGAATACCCAAGAGCCGCTAGCCACTGTCACTAGCTCCCATCCCTCGGCACCATAAGCGTTAAGCTCATCAAGCTTAGGCATCGCTCCATACTTAGCTGTGTACATAAAGTATTCGACTGTCATTCAGTTCACCTCCTTCCAACTGTGTTCGGTCCATCCACTTGAAGTCTCAAAGCGAATGACACCCGGCCGCATCTCGATACGGGTTACGTCATCATCTGACTGCCCGTACTTCTCGCACAGGCTTTCCATCAGTTCCATCATGCTTTCAATGGCAACACTGTTCTTGCCATCCTTACGGTCCTGCGTAATTGTCGTAGTCATCAGTTGTGCTCCTCGCTGCAAGGCTCGATGTAACCCTTGCTCAGTATTCGGTCTAGGTATTCCTCATTCATGCCACCGAGGTTGGCTCGCATCTCGTGCTCGCATGAGCCCTTAGCCATAAGCATTCTGGCAACCAGGGTGTAGCCGTTGTGTACTGCCTGCCGGGCTGTTTCCTTGTCCTTCCAACCACCATGCGCAATTGCTCGCATTACCGTTGGGTCATCCATTCTTAGCGTATTTTCCATCATCATTCCTTACCTGCCATTCTTAGTAGTAGTGTCGCCAGCCAGTAGCCGAGCATCAGACCGAGGGTGGCCAGTAGTACGTATTCCATTACAGAAGCACCCCCTTAGGCAGTGCGGCATACACAGCAGACACTGAGATACCCAATGCCTGTGACACTTCTGCTGGTCTCATACCTCGGTTCAGAAGGATGAGGATGTCTTCCTTGATGAGGTCAATTGAGACCCCGCCGGAAATGTTCGGAGGCTCGGAGGCCGGCACCGCATTTACGTGTGCCTTGGCATTCCACACACGGCTTACCGTGCTCTTATTGACCCCGTAGTGCCTGGCTACGTCAGAGAGCCTGTAGACCCCCTGACACGCCTTTACCTCGGCTACCTGGTTCCTGTTGAGCCTCATCGGACATCACCGAGGTTCTCGGCAACCATCTCGTTGAACCAGTAGTCATACATGCGCTGTTCGCGCACCTGGTCCAGGACCATTGCCAGATACATGACGTCTGGTCCGACTGTTTCGTTCAGGTCATAGGTGTTGAGGACAAGAGAGCCTGTCTCTTCCTCAAAGCGAGCGATGTTCTCGGCAATGACTGCAATGACGCTCTTGAAGTCATTCATGCGGCTACCTCCATTCCTGCGAGGTAGCCAAGCTTTGTTAGTTCAGGTGCAAGCTCATCCATAGGACGTAGCTCATCAAGGTACCTACGGGCGTTCCTGTCCTTGTGGTGTCGGTAACCCTCGTTCCACGCTTCCTCGGCGTATACCCAACCAAGGAGAAGGACAGTGCCATCATGCTTAAGCTCTCCATCCTCAACCCGCGCGTTTGGTACATGCGTCTTGATGAGAATGGCTCCAGCCTCAACATCCTTAGTCTTTACGACTAGGCCGTTGGTGAGCGCCGTAACGCTACGAACCTCACAGCAAAGGAAGTCAGGCTGTTTGAAGTCGGCAAAGTCTGTGCTGAAAGGGAACCAGCCGCAAGCCTTTGGGTTGAGACCTAGATACTTGATAGGTGCGTATTCGCACGCTACGGCAATGGTCTCGTAGTCGGCACCAGTGATGTTGAAGTTGATGCCCTTTAGGTGGTCTGCCTGCTCTGTTCCGAGAACGGCATGAAAACCACGGCGCTGCGTTCCGTAGAACCTGGAGCGCGTCCAGTCATAGTCACTTAGCTTTACTGCTACTGCATTCATTTGTTTGTTGTTACCTCGGTTATGTATTCGGTACGGCCCCTTTCGGCAGTCCTTTGTACCGTAATACTATTATACCTTATTAACCCGGAATGGGTCGGGTTTATAGGCCCTTTTCAAGCCTTTTTATGTGAAGGTTTGGTAAAAGAATAAAGGGCCGGAACCTTAGAGGCTCCGACCCTTTATAGAGAGGTAACATAACAAGTTGAGGTGACTTTGTTTGTACTTCTAGTATCGCATGTCATTCCCAAGGTGTTGCGTTTCAGTCAAGGAAACCGAACACGTCCTTGAGGATGTCTTCTCTGGTTCTCTTGGGCTTCTTATCGGGTAGTGGTGGAACTGAAAAACCCGCGCGTTTTAGTCTTTGCATCCTCCTGATGCATTCCTTGCATTGGGTGTGCTTACCATCTTTACCTTTGGGTTGGTCGTGGTAGTCATCAAGAGGCTTATCTTTCTCGCAACGTCTACATTCCTTACTGTCCATCCTTCTCCTTGCTCGATAGGTATTAGCTTGCTGGCCAAAGGCCAGCGGCACGGCTCTGCCGTGCCTAGATGTAACAAGGAAGTCAGCAACATTGATGCTTAGCTTGCTTCTTCTCGGTGTGATACCTGATAGTCATCCCAACCTCAATTGGCTTAAGGCATTTTATGCAGGTACCAGAGAACCGAGCCTTCATCACCTTGACCACCTTCTTGACCTTCTTCTTGGTCCAGTCGATGTCACCAACGTTCTTGTGTAGCGGTACAACACCATCTCGGTACCGTCCTAGTTTGTTGTCTCTGTACTTCATCTTCGCCATGTTCTGTTGTTCCTCTCGGTTGTTTAGTTGTTTTTGGGAAGGCGTTGCCCATAAGGACGCTTTTCAGCGCGGATAGCTATTTCAAGCTCCAGCGGTTCAACGGACCTCAGTGGGAGAGAACTAAGTTCTCAACAGGGCAGGTATTTAAACCTTGCTGACTTACCAGCGCATTAAGCTAGACCCGTACTACCAGACTTTGTAACGCTCAACCGTATTGGGTATTACCCTCACCGTTCCCCAGGACTACCGGTGTGTCTATCCCCAACGTGCTTCTCTACGGTGTGTTGCTTGTCTGGGCCGTTATCTCCTAGCCCCTGTCGTGCTATTCCGTATACCGCTTACTGGTCTCGTGAGCCTGGGACTTCGAGAGCCAGGAAGGCCAAAAAAAATGACCCCCGGTGGTAGAGCACCGAGGGTCAAGCTTTGAAGTTCTCCGTTCTCTACAACGTACCTTAAGTATACCACATATTTGCTGGACGTGTGCTACAGCAAAGTCTTTTATGGGTCCTCTTATGTAACAAGTTTGTGAAGGTTTCTAGAGGCTCTTAGGCCCCGTTCTTTCCTTGTCTTCTAATGGTAGCAACCACCACTGACAATGACGCTCTGCTAAGCTCCGTTCACCCAACGCAAAGGAGCACGTCATGGCAACCAATGCCGTACCTGTTACCGCAGACCAGAAGGATGAGCCCGGTGTTCAGAAGGTGGCTACCTTCATCCCGGGTGTGGGCAATGTTGATGCCTACTTCAAGGTGGAGACGACTGATGACCTTGACAGCAAAACGACCGAGGACGTTCAGACGCTCAGGCTCACGGTTCCTCAAGAGGCCGAGCAGGAAGTGACTGTCCTTGATGCCGAGGGTGACCCTGTCCTCAATGAGGATGGCTCGGAGAAGCTGACAACCGAGAAGGTGTGGAACTACGTAGCCCTTGAGCTGGACTTGGGCCAGGCAAGCCGTACGAAGCTTCTCAAGGCCCTTGAGCCGTTCGTAAAGGCTGGCCGACCGGCTAACGCTCCCGCTGTCCATGCTCCGGCCGCAGCCAAGTCCTCAAGCGGTCATGACCTGAACGCCATTCGTGCATGGGCACGTGATGCCGGACATGACGTCAAGGACAAGGGCCGTATCGCGGCGAACATCCTCACGGCGTACTACAAGGCAACGGGCAAGTCGAACCCGGACGCGTAGCAGCCACAGGAAAACGGAGAGGGCCCCGGTAATTCACCGGGGCCCTTCTTCATGCCCTCTTAAAAAGGGTCTGGCCGGCACTTATTCGGCAGGTTTCCCGACCACGAACGTGCCCTTGTTGGGAAGCGTCTTGACCAAGCCACGCTCCCGCAGCTCCTGTACGGCCCTACGAGCGGTTCCAGGGGCTACGCCGTACTGCGACCCCAACGCACGCTCGTTCGGCAGCCTGGCGCCCGTAGGCAGCTTCCCTGACGCGATGTCAGCCGCCACCTGGTCCGCCACGTGGACGTACACGTATCCGATGTCGTCGCTCATACGGGCAACGTAGGGCCCTGACCAGCCATGTAGCGCGTTGGGTGGCGCCATGTGGCCCCATGGGGTGGCCTATAGCGGCCTGTAGCGGTACGGTCCCGCCATGCCTAGTCGCTACTGCGCAACCATGACCCCGGACCGACGTAACTGGGTAATTCTCGACCTTGAAATGTGGGGTTACTGCACGCTCAAGGATGAGCACGACAACCTCTTACCTCTTGAATGGCGTAGCAAGGCTGCTGCTGATGCCTGGCTGCGAGCCTGTTTCCAGCAATGGCAAAGGTGGGAGATGAACGGAGAAGGGCAGGCGCCTACGGGATGGCGTCCGTTCATCCATCCATCGCTAAGCCCGTTCCAGCGTCACATTCGTTACAACAAATAGGCAGACAACAGCAAAAGGCCCGGTTACCTGAACTTCCAGGTAACCGGGCCTTTTCGTGTTCTTTTAGTTGTTGCCCTCTCCGTTGAATAGGTCCTCTACGACTTCATCGATGTCCTTACCGCTGAACTGTGTATAGAAGTCCAGGGTGGTTTTGATGTCCGCGTGACGTAGTTGCTTCTGAGCAACCTTGGGGTTGACCTTGTTCTTGGCAAGGACAGTGGCGTACCAGGTCCGGAACATGTGTGGGTTGATGTGAACGCCCACCTTCTTGCCGTAGCGCCACAGGCTCTCTCGCACGGCT
This window encodes:
- a CDS encoding GntR family transcriptional regulator, whose translation is MSDDIGYVYVHVADQVAADIASGKLPTGARLPNERALGSQYGVAPGTARRAVQELRERGLVKTLPNKGTFVVGKPAE
- a CDS encoding histone-like nucleoid-structuring protein Lsr2 encodes the protein MATNAVPVTADQKDEPGVQKVATFIPGVGNVDAYFKVETTDDLDSKTTEDVQTLRLTVPQEAEQEVTVLDAEGDPVLNEDGSEKLTTEKVWNYVALELDLGQASRTKLLKALEPFVKAGRPANAPAVHAPAAAKSSSGHDLNAIRAWARDAGHDVKDKGRIAANILTAYYKATGKSNPDA
- a CDS encoding HNH endonuclease; amino-acid sequence: MSNLSSKGTAWEKVRAQALKRDGYICQLQFGGCVGEADTVDHVLAKANGGTDTLDNLVAACRPCNSKKQDKMLVRTTWLNPRWF